The following are from one region of the Acidobacteriota bacterium genome:
- a CDS encoding nucleotidyl transferase AbiEii/AbiGii toxin family protein has product MTTAVIGAEAEKALRILSRLNFLRSFYLAGGTGCALHIGHRLSHDFDFFSPDEFDVFTVQNTLRNQGRFVIDYSDADTMTGRFEGTKISLFRYAYPMLEEPVDHLSVRLASLADIGCMKIDAISSRGTKRDFVDLFFILKNLGLDLKAFFGSFERKYGPCGFNRYHVLKSLVYFDDADKEPEPEMLVDFSWSATKRFFVESVRAFGPP; this is encoded by the coding sequence GTGACCACGGCCGTGATCGGAGCCGAAGCCGAAAAAGCGCTCAGAATCCTTTCCCGGCTGAATTTCCTGCGGTCGTTCTATCTTGCCGGAGGGACGGGTTGCGCTCTCCACATCGGGCATCGGCTTTCGCACGATTTCGATTTCTTCTCGCCGGACGAGTTCGACGTCTTCACGGTACAAAATACCCTTCGGAACCAGGGCCGGTTCGTGATCGACTATTCGGACGCCGACACGATGACCGGCAGATTCGAGGGAACGAAGATCAGCCTTTTCCGGTATGCCTATCCCATGCTCGAAGAGCCCGTCGATCACCTGAGCGTGCGTCTGGCCTCGCTCGCGGACATCGGCTGCATGAAGATCGACGCCATCTCTTCCAGGGGCACAAAGCGTGACTTCGTAGACCTCTTTTTCATCTTAAAAAACCTCGGGCTCGACCTGAAGGCCTTTTTCGGGAGTTTCGAGCGGAAATACGGGCCGTGCGGATTCAACCGTTATCACGTCCTCAAAAGTCTGGTCTATTTCGACGATGCCGATAAGGAACCCGAGCCGGAAATGCTCGTCGATTTTTCCTGGAGCGCGACGAAACGCTTCTTCGTCGAGAGTGTCAGGGCCTTCGGTCCGCCCTGA
- a CDS encoding type II toxin-antitoxin system VapC family toxin, with product MYLFDTDALSALAKKRRPEGLMARLAGTPRAAQFTTAVNVAEIFHGLFRLEGESGAGAPRALLEFYEKQVFARLTVLPFETEDARAYGRLKAALERKGRPRFEPDLQIAAIALRHRLTVVTGNVRHFQGIPGLRIENWLA from the coding sequence ATGTATCTCTTCGACACCGACGCCCTCAGCGCACTCGCCAAGAAACGCCGGCCGGAGGGGCTGATGGCCAGGCTGGCCGGGACACCCCGCGCGGCCCAATTCACCACGGCCGTCAACGTCGCCGAAATCTTCCACGGGCTATTCAGGCTTGAAGGCGAAAGCGGTGCGGGCGCTCCCCGCGCTCTCCTGGAGTTCTACGAAAAACAGGTTTTCGCCCGCTTGACGGTCCTGCCTTTCGAGACGGAGGATGCCCGGGCCTACGGCCGGCTCAAAGCCGCGCTCGAACGCAAGGGCCGCCCTCGCTTCGAACCGGACTTGCAGATCGCCGCCATCGCCCTGAGGCACCGCTTGACCGTCGTTACGGGCAACGTCCGCCATTTCCAGGGAATACCGGGCCTGCGCATCGAGAACTGGCTCGCTTGA
- a CDS encoding type II toxin-antitoxin system Phd/YefM family antitoxin, with translation MISIPMTEAKARISGLIERLINLKEPIMITKHGKPVATLIPYEEWEKIEVSKADGLGSVPPPAEDHSAVIDAMVDKIYQARTKARARKPAL, from the coding sequence GTGATCTCGATCCCCATGACCGAAGCGAAAGCGAGAATTTCGGGACTCATCGAGCGTCTTATCAATCTGAAGGAGCCCATCATGATCACCAAGCACGGCAAGCCTGTCGCGACGCTCATCCCCTACGAGGAGTGGGAGAAGATCGAGGTTTCCAAGGCCGACGGACTTGGCTCAGTCCCGCCGCCCGCCGAGGACCACAGCGCGGTGATCGACGCCATGGTCGACAAGATCTACCAAGCCCGGACAAAGGCCCGAGCCCGGAAGCCCGCCCTCTGA
- a CDS encoding ATP-binding protein: protein MRRYLEDPIRKDLAKKIVILSGPRQVGKTTLSQSLIESHVYLNFDSGPDRETIRKLEWDRSTSLVVFDELHKMKKWKSWLKGVFDTEGIPPAVLVTGSARLDISYRLHPLTVREICEFLAEKPEDALRDLLRFGGFPEPYLAKDEDAARRWRRTHLDSIIRQDILDLENVRDLKSLEILVDLIRDRVGSRISMASLAGDLGVSPHTVRHWLQILEQLCVVFSVRPYHRNIARSLLKDPKYYFYDVGAVKDDAGARLENLTAAALFRELHLIEDTTGRKTALHYLRDKEKRETDFLAVIDGRPALMVEVKAGEDSFDRSLFHFQGFLPGTRAVQIVPGLKRKKQSGRVEMVAAHEFLRRPAEYLLSPLPKSAS from the coding sequence ATGCGACGCTACCTCGAAGATCCGATCAGGAAGGATCTCGCGAAAAAAATCGTGATCCTGTCCGGCCCGCGCCAAGTGGGGAAAACCACACTGTCCCAAAGCCTGATCGAATCCCATGTGTATCTGAACTTCGATTCCGGACCGGACCGCGAGACCATCCGGAAGCTCGAATGGGACCGCTCGACTTCCCTGGTCGTCTTCGACGAGCTGCACAAAATGAAGAAATGGAAATCCTGGCTCAAGGGCGTTTTCGACACCGAGGGCATTCCCCCGGCCGTTCTCGTGACGGGTTCGGCCCGCCTGGACATCTCCTATCGGCTCCATCCGCTCACGGTCCGCGAGATCTGCGAGTTCCTTGCGGAAAAACCCGAAGACGCGCTCCGCGACCTTCTCCGCTTCGGCGGATTTCCGGAGCCCTATCTCGCAAAGGACGAGGATGCAGCCAGGCGCTGGAGGAGAACCCACCTGGATTCCATCATCCGCCAGGACATCCTGGATCTGGAAAACGTGAGGGACTTGAAGTCCCTGGAAATCCTGGTCGATCTGATCCGGGACCGCGTGGGTTCGCGGATATCCATGGCCTCCCTGGCCGGAGATCTCGGCGTATCTCCGCACACCGTCCGCCATTGGCTTCAGATCCTGGAGCAGTTGTGCGTCGTCTTTTCCGTGCGTCCCTACCACCGCAATATCGCCCGGAGCCTGCTCAAGGATCCCAAGTATTACTTCTATGATGTCGGCGCCGTCAAGGATGATGCCGGAGCCCGGCTGGAGAATCTCACGGCCGCCGCACTTTTCCGCGAATTGCACCTCATCGAGGATACGACCGGCAGAAAAACGGCCCTCCACTATCTCCGGGACAAGGAAAAAAGGGAGACAGATTTCCTGGCGGTCATCGACGGCCGCCCGGCGCTCATGGTCGAGGTCAAGGCCGGAGAGGACAGCTTCGACAGATCCCTGTTCCACTTCCAGGGGTTTCTGCCGGGGACGCGGGCGGTGCAGATCGTTCCCGGCTTGAAGAGGAAAAAACAGTCGGGGCGCGTCGAAATGGTCGCCGCCCACGAATTCCTGCGGCGACCGGCCGAATATCTCCTTTCTCCGTTGCCCAAGAGCGCCTCCTGA
- a CDS encoding prenyltransferase yields MRRLKALIVLGRFHFVFGGLLLYFLGYLLAVSSGSPFAADRFFWGYAILFFAHLSVSYSNDYFDAKGDRISKPTLFSGGSGVLVRHPELAGTAKKIALSLIALSFLAAAGFFAAYGFSFLLLLYVLIGNLCGWYYSAPPLRFSHRIWGNLVFALTLCILVPGFGNYIASATISYEMRLFAIPLLFYGYAFTIGV; encoded by the coding sequence ATGAGGCGCCTGAAGGCGCTGATCGTCCTCGGGCGGTTCCACTTCGTGTTCGGCGGGCTGCTCCTCTATTTCCTGGGGTATCTGCTCGCGGTTTCATCCGGAAGCCCCTTTGCGGCGGATCGGTTTTTCTGGGGCTACGCGATCCTTTTCTTCGCCCACCTTTCAGTGTCCTACAGCAACGACTATTTCGATGCGAAAGGCGACAGGATATCCAAACCCACGTTGTTCAGCGGCGGAAGCGGCGTTCTCGTCAGGCATCCCGAGCTTGCCGGAACGGCGAAAAAGATCGCCCTCTCCTTGATTGCCCTCTCTTTCCTGGCCGCCGCCGGTTTCTTCGCCGCCTACGGTTTCTCTTTTCTCCTTCTCTTGTATGTCCTCATAGGCAACCTCTGCGGATGGTACTACAGCGCACCTCCCCTCAGGTTCTCGCACCGGATCTGGGGCAACCTGGTCTTTGCCCTCACGCTCTGCATTCTGGTCCCCGGATTCGGGAATTATATCGCCTCGGCGACGATCTCTTACGAGATGCGGCTCTTCGCCATCCCCCTGCTTTTCTACGGCTACGCCTTCACAATCGGCGTCTAG